A genome region from Salinigranum halophilum includes the following:
- a CDS encoding FGGY-family carbohydrate kinase has product MTEGETGTESERDVLVAVDVGTTKIKTVAFDLRGSAVASATRETETATPEAGHTEQSMGQAYALTAETIGEVVEALPADAEPRGVGVTGQGDGLWAVTSEGDPVRPAILWSDSRAAEILDAWDDAGTLDDIVAQCGSAPYPGMSLPLLAWLAREEPARFAQVETILSCKDWITYRLTDERVTDHSEATVPYLDQSTGEYDRSVFDLVGLPEAGDVLPELVAPTEIVGSVTEAAAAETCLPEGLPVVAGLFDVPASGIGSGTATTGGTAVTLGTSLTHQVFVEGPQSARSGIQMNLGIDGLWTYAIGSNAGTPSFDWATETVADADDVTELEALAAAAPAGSDGVCYHPYLSTTGERGPFVDPDARGQFIGLTPAHGSEHLARAVYEGLSLAVRDCVEHLPNDASRVALSGGGTRSELWPQLIADCLDRPVVVPAGGELGAKGVAVVLAVGLDEFASLEEAVEQMVSVDRRYSPRDDVVPTYDALYDLYVDVREAIGDVWTRRAETYRSLRSSPPRG; this is encoded by the coding sequence ATGACCGAAGGAGAGACCGGGACCGAGAGCGAGCGAGACGTCCTCGTCGCCGTCGACGTCGGCACGACGAAAATCAAGACGGTCGCATTCGACCTGCGGGGGTCGGCCGTAGCGAGTGCCACACGCGAGACCGAGACCGCCACTCCGGAGGCCGGCCACACCGAGCAGTCGATGGGACAGGCCTACGCACTGACGGCGGAGACCATCGGCGAGGTAGTCGAGGCACTTCCAGCGGATGCCGAGCCACGCGGCGTCGGCGTCACCGGACAGGGTGATGGGCTCTGGGCCGTGACGAGCGAGGGCGACCCGGTTCGTCCCGCGATCCTCTGGTCGGACTCTCGGGCGGCCGAGATCCTCGACGCGTGGGACGATGCGGGAACCCTCGACGACATCGTCGCCCAGTGTGGGTCGGCCCCCTATCCCGGCATGAGCCTCCCGCTGTTAGCCTGGCTGGCCCGCGAGGAACCCGCCCGGTTCGCGCAGGTCGAGACGATTCTCTCGTGCAAGGACTGGATTACGTACCGGCTAACCGACGAGCGGGTTACCGACCACAGCGAGGCGACAGTGCCATACCTCGACCAGTCGACCGGCGAGTACGACCGGTCGGTGTTCGACCTCGTCGGTCTGCCCGAGGCGGGGGACGTCCTCCCGGAACTCGTCGCGCCGACCGAAATCGTCGGGAGCGTCACCGAGGCGGCCGCCGCCGAGACGTGTCTCCCCGAAGGACTCCCGGTCGTGGCCGGCTTGTTCGACGTGCCAGCGTCGGGAATCGGCAGTGGAACCGCCACGACCGGGGGGACGGCGGTCACGCTCGGCACGTCGCTCACCCACCAGGTGTTCGTCGAGGGCCCGCAGTCGGCGCGCTCGGGTATCCAGATGAACCTCGGCATCGACGGGCTGTGGACGTACGCCATCGGGTCGAACGCCGGCACTCCGAGTTTCGACTGGGCCACAGAGACCGTTGCCGATGCGGACGACGTCACGGAACTCGAAGCACTCGCTGCCGCCGCCCCCGCCGGGAGCGACGGTGTCTGTTATCACCCATATCTCAGTACGACCGGAGAGCGTGGCCCCTTCGTCGACCCTGACGCCCGCGGGCAGTTCATCGGGCTGACGCCCGCGCACGGCTCCGAACATCTCGCCCGTGCCGTGTACGAGGGACTGTCGCTGGCCGTCCGTGACTGCGTCGAACACTTGCCGAACGACGCCAGTCGCGTGGCGCTGAGCGGGGGCGGAACGCGCTCCGAGCTGTGGCCGCAGCTCATCGCGGACTGTCTTGACCGTCCGGTCGTCGTTCCCGCCGGGGGGGAACTCGGCGCGAAGGGGGTGGCGGTCGTTCTCGCAGTCGGACTGGACGAGTTCGCCTCGCTCGAGGAGGCAGTCGAACAGATGGTCTCTGTCGACCGACGCTATTCCCCGAGAGACGACGTCGTCCCTACCTACGATGCACTGTACGACCTGTACGTCGACGTTCGCGAGGCGATAGGAGACGTCTGGACACGGAGGGCGGAGACGTATCGGTCACTGAGAAGCTCACCACCGCGTGGGTAG
- a CDS encoding ABC transporter substrate-binding protein — MSTPDGTLENADTSSGGLSRRRALQILSSSVALTGLAGCVRDAGEGGSGTESGSEGGSDTEAGAGSSGTDTEAGATDIGTLSLGVLVPTSGPSAPLGKAQRQGAELGVQFVTESDAFDFEVDAVYEDTQTDPATGRQKAQKVVEEDGVQIITGALESSVSLAVADYVGQQETLYMSGAATVALTGEDCNANTFRYESNAAQHMAGLTDFAASELGTNWWLHSTDEAYGQSALNQLEQRVDEQDLDVDVVGRTMPDPGTSDFGPQISQISSSDADVLVLPETGGDLINFMKQANSAGLKDELDIIGTALFAQVSRGALGQVAAGTYSSTLYSHKLDTGDNRQFVEAYQNAYDTLPGNFARVGYELVRTAARGVQAAGTSDHVTVRDTLEGLEMQTVLGETSYRACDHQSVNPVWTGEIVEAGEGTEVNLLNKIDGPETVRSCEETGCSF; from the coding sequence ATGTCAACACCCGACGGGACACTGGAGAACGCCGACACCTCCAGTGGTGGCCTGAGCAGACGACGAGCCTTGCAGATACTGTCGAGTAGCGTGGCCCTGACGGGACTCGCAGGGTGCGTCCGAGACGCTGGGGAAGGGGGAAGCGGCACCGAAAGCGGGAGTGAGGGCGGAAGCGACACCGAAGCAGGGGCGGGAAGCAGCGGCACCGACACCGAAGCCGGCGCGACCGACATCGGGACGCTCTCACTCGGCGTGTTGGTTCCCACGAGCGGCCCTTCTGCCCCACTCGGGAAGGCACAGCGACAGGGCGCGGAACTCGGCGTCCAGTTCGTCACCGAGAGCGATGCCTTCGACTTCGAGGTCGACGCCGTGTACGAGGACACCCAGACCGACCCCGCAACCGGGCGGCAGAAAGCCCAGAAGGTCGTCGAAGAGGACGGCGTGCAGATCATCACCGGTGCACTGGAGAGTTCCGTCTCACTCGCCGTCGCCGACTACGTCGGCCAGCAGGAGACGCTCTACATGTCCGGGGCGGCGACGGTCGCTTTGACCGGCGAGGACTGCAACGCCAACACCTTCCGGTACGAGTCGAACGCGGCCCAGCACATGGCCGGCCTCACCGACTTCGCCGCCAGCGAACTCGGCACGAACTGGTGGCTCCACAGCACCGACGAGGCCTACGGGCAGTCCGCACTGAACCAACTCGAACAGCGTGTCGACGAACAGGACCTCGACGTCGACGTCGTCGGGCGGACGATGCCGGACCCCGGGACGTCCGACTTCGGGCCGCAGATCAGCCAGATATCCAGCTCCGACGCCGACGTACTGGTCCTCCCCGAAACCGGAGGCGACCTGATCAACTTCATGAAACAGGCCAACAGCGCCGGTCTGAAAGACGAACTCGACATCATCGGCACCGCCCTCTTCGCGCAGGTCAGTCGTGGCGCACTCGGTCAGGTCGCAGCCGGCACCTACTCGTCGACGCTGTACAGCCACAAACTCGACACCGGCGACAACCGACAGTTCGTCGAGGCCTACCAGAACGCGTACGACACGCTGCCGGGGAACTTCGCCCGCGTTGGCTACGAACTCGTCAGAACCGCTGCTCGTGGGGTCCAAGCAGCCGGGACGAGCGACCACGTGACGGTCCGCGACACGCTCGAAGGGCTGGAGATGCAGACCGTCCTCGGGGAGACGTCCTACCGGGCGTGTGACCACCAGTCGGTCAATCCGGTGTGGACCGGCGAGATCGTGGAGGCGGGCGAGGGCACCGAAGTCAACCTGCTGAACAAGATCGACGGCCCGGAGACCGTCCGGTCGTGCGAGGAGACCGGCTGTTCGTTCTGA
- a CDS encoding ABC transporter ATP-binding protein, with the protein MTDTPEREAESGSTADATPGSRTDGTPGSRRDGPHRLNNPLLHLEGVTAGYGATTVLEGVGFDVGSGEVVGLVGRNGAGKTTTLRTIMGSLTPRAGSITFDGVDITDTRPEVTVSHGVALVPEERRVFDSLSVRENLELAELGGGEGEFGQRIVDVLDTFENLADREHTAASALSGGEQQMLAVARALVSNAELLLLDEPTEGLAPYIIERVVEVIENLKSQGLTVLLVEQNVHVALDVCDYVYVVDNGRIVHGSTSDALQADDDVLDRHLGVSR; encoded by the coding sequence ATGACCGACACGCCCGAGCGAGAAGCGGAGTCGGGGTCGACGGCAGACGCGACGCCTGGCTCGAGGACAGACGGGACGCCCGGTTCGAGACGGGACGGTCCGCACCGCCTCAACAACCCCCTGTTGCACCTCGAAGGCGTGACGGCCGGCTACGGTGCGACGACGGTACTCGAAGGGGTCGGCTTCGACGTCGGTTCGGGAGAGGTGGTCGGGCTCGTGGGCCGGAACGGTGCCGGGAAGACGACCACGCTGCGGACGATCATGGGCTCTCTCACGCCTCGCGCCGGGTCGATCACGTTCGACGGCGTGGACATCACCGACACGCGGCCGGAGGTGACCGTCAGCCACGGCGTCGCTCTGGTTCCCGAGGAGCGCCGCGTCTTCGACAGCCTGAGCGTCCGGGAGAACCTCGAACTCGCCGAACTGGGCGGTGGTGAAGGGGAGTTCGGTCAGCGCATCGTGGACGTACTCGACACCTTCGAGAACCTCGCCGACCGCGAGCACACCGCCGCCAGCGCGCTGAGTGGGGGCGAACAGCAGATGCTCGCTGTCGCCCGCGCGCTGGTCAGCAACGCCGAGTTGCTGCTCCTCGACGAACCCACGGAAGGGCTCGCACCCTACATCATCGAGCGCGTCGTCGAGGTCATCGAGAACCTCAAATCACAGGGGTTGACCGTGCTCCTCGTCGAGCAGAACGTCCACGTCGCACTCGACGTCTGTGACTACGTGTACGTCGTCGACAACGGCCGGATCGTCCACGGGAGCACGAGCGACGCACTGCAGGCCGACGACGACGTTCTCGACCGGCATCTGGGTGTAAGTCGGTAG
- a CDS encoding saccharopine dehydrogenase family protein, which yields MSLTDRPYDVVVWGATGVAGQLVADHLTGQYTPEELSLALGGRNEERLRRVETRLVDGTREWDDLPLVLGDATDPASLRELARSTRVVCTTVGPYTTYGTPLVEACVEAGTDYCDLTGEVTWIREMIDRYHDEAVETGARIVHSCGFDSIPADLGNLLVQSFATDEFDAPCELVRIYLEAGSGGVSGGTMASAVAMYEAASTDPIARQTLRNPYSLAPRGERAGVDPGEQRRPKRDPLRDVWTAPSPMAPVNERVVRRSNAVLGYPWGREFRCSEVVPTGRGLGGAAAASAIAVGLGLGDVAMSIGPVREGLSRFVFPDPGEGPTSAQMDAGHFTVRVFGRGTAHDGPFVVASEISADRDPGYGATAQMLGEAAMCLVREEIDSPVSGGVLTPASGIGAPLAERLRDVGLTVSVAEWTDNH from the coding sequence ATGTCTCTAACTGACCGACCGTACGATGTCGTCGTCTGGGGTGCGACGGGCGTCGCCGGGCAGCTCGTGGCCGACCACCTCACCGGACAGTACACCCCGGAGGAGCTCTCGCTTGCACTCGGTGGGCGTAACGAGGAGCGGCTTCGGCGCGTCGAAACGAGACTCGTCGACGGAACGCGCGAGTGGGACGACCTGCCGCTCGTCCTCGGAGACGCGACGGACCCGGCGAGCCTCCGCGAGCTCGCACGGAGTACCCGCGTCGTCTGTACGACCGTCGGTCCCTACACGACGTACGGAACCCCGCTTGTCGAGGCCTGTGTCGAAGCGGGGACCGATTACTGTGACCTCACTGGCGAGGTGACCTGGATTCGAGAGATGATCGACCGCTACCACGACGAAGCGGTCGAAACCGGCGCTCGAATCGTCCACAGTTGCGGGTTCGACTCTATCCCGGCGGACCTCGGCAACCTGCTCGTCCAGTCGTTCGCGACCGACGAGTTCGACGCCCCCTGTGAACTGGTTCGGATCTACTTGGAGGCCGGAAGCGGCGGCGTGAGCGGTGGCACGATGGCGAGTGCGGTCGCGATGTACGAGGCCGCGTCCACGGACCCAATCGCTCGACAGACGCTCCGGAATCCGTACTCGCTGGCTCCTCGTGGGGAGCGAGCCGGGGTCGACCCCGGCGAGCAGCGGCGTCCGAAACGAGACCCGCTGCGGGACGTCTGGACCGCGCCGTCTCCGATGGCACCCGTCAACGAACGAGTGGTCAGACGAAGCAATGCCGTCCTCGGTTATCCGTGGGGGCGTGAGTTCCGGTGTAGTGAGGTCGTCCCCACCGGACGTGGCCTCGGCGGCGCAGCAGCCGCGAGTGCCATCGCCGTGGGCCTCGGCCTCGGGGATGTCGCGATGTCCATCGGCCCAGTCCGCGAGGGCCTCTCCCGTTTCGTGTTCCCCGACCCCGGCGAAGGCCCGACGAGCGCCCAGATGGATGCGGGTCATTTCACCGTCCGCGTGTTCGGCCGGGGGACGGCTCACGACGGCCCGTTCGTCGTCGCGAGCGAGATCAGTGCCGACCGGGACCCGGGATACGGTGCCACGGCGCAGATGCTCGGCGAGGCTGCCATGTGCCTGGTACGTGAGGAAATCGACTCACCGGTGTCCGGGGGCGTCCTGACGCCAGCCTCGGGCATCGGCGCACCGCTCGCCGAGCGACTTCGCGATGTCGGCCTGACCGTGTCCGTAGCGGAGTGGACTGACAACCACTGA
- a CDS encoding ABC transporter ATP-binding protein, whose protein sequence is MTDTAAESEKTPYGDTTVADDVVLRTDGLTKQFGGFTAVDGVDLAIERGEFRSIIGPNGAGKTTLFNLISGAMAPTDGSITLLGTDVTDSPPATRVAGGLARSFQLTTVFTGLSVRENVRLATQAATYDDLSTLETFLAEVGGLETITDRAESVLDRVGLTAFAEARASTLSYGDRRRLELGLVLATDPEVVLLDEPTAGMSGEETLATIELVEDVLADRTLVLVEHDVDLVMRLSDRITVLNSGRPITTGTPEAVASNEAVQQAYLGGYDR, encoded by the coding sequence ATGACTGACACGGCCGCAGAGAGCGAGAAGACACCGTACGGAGACACGACTGTGGCCGACGACGTCGTGTTGCGGACCGATGGGCTCACGAAACAGTTCGGCGGGTTCACCGCAGTCGACGGGGTCGATTTAGCGATCGAACGCGGCGAGTTCCGGAGTATCATCGGCCCGAACGGTGCGGGCAAGACCACGCTGTTCAACCTCATCAGCGGGGCGATGGCGCCGACGGACGGGTCGATCACGCTACTCGGGACGGACGTCACGGACTCCCCGCCAGCAACGCGTGTCGCGGGCGGCCTCGCCCGGTCGTTCCAGTTGACGACCGTCTTCACCGGGCTCTCCGTGCGCGAGAACGTCAGGCTGGCCACCCAGGCAGCGACCTACGACGACCTCTCCACGCTGGAGACGTTCCTCGCCGAAGTCGGGGGTCTCGAGACGATCACAGACCGTGCGGAGTCGGTCCTCGACCGGGTCGGTCTCACGGCGTTCGCCGAGGCACGGGCGAGCACGCTCTCGTACGGTGACCGGCGACGCCTCGAACTGGGGCTCGTCCTCGCGACCGACCCGGAGGTGGTCTTGCTCGACGAACCGACTGCGGGGATGAGCGGCGAGGAGACGCTGGCGACGATCGAACTCGTCGAAGACGTGCTGGCAGACAGGACCCTCGTCCTCGTCGAACACGACGTCGACCTCGTGATGCGTCTCTCCGACCGGATCACGGTACTCAACAGTGGCCGTCCGATCACGACGGGCACCCCCGAGGCGGTCGCCAGCAACGAGGCGGTTCAGCAAGCATACCTCGGGGGGTACGACCGATGA
- a CDS encoding cation:proton antiporter — MVAELALSTDFAIILVTAAFIGIIAHRTGQPTIVGYLLTGLLLGPAVLEIVEPSEITTTMAELGLAFLLFLLGTKLRIEDIRHVLGPVIKISLPQMVLVFLTGLGTAMVLGFRPLEALLIGLVVMYSSTAVVIKMLTDKDAVTSLPGKIDVGVLLVQDVVVVILLTVLGTGRPDGAADLGITLLTIVGLLTGVGFVTAAATRYLLPEMFRRIADNKDAFFLAAVAWAFLFILVFDQLGLSIEMGAFLAGVSLAQLPYSTELRDRISPLTNLFILIFFVSVGLQLDAGDLFVYWQEAAIAAFVLIPAKFLVFFALLNWQGFSLETTFLGSVAMIQVSEFALVAGTVAVAEGFVGEPILGFLSLLAVLTMSVSVYVIKYNYHLYELLHPFLSRWETAGSERVIEHRHYRDHAVVIGYDELTRNVLPRLAEFYDDVVVIDRKVAHIEALEAAGYDVIYGDFRHAEVRNAARLKRADFVLSSSAEPDVNKALLAEVGERTTVLIEAEWAADARELYGYGAHYVALSPQLTAERLTEYLEGYFEDRETFSRVAETDVRSSRRSEPVSRQAEDLDGGVGE; from the coding sequence ATGGTTGCTGAACTAGCCCTGTCGACAGATTTTGCGATCATCCTTGTGACAGCAGCCTTCATCGGGATTATCGCGCACCGGACCGGCCAGCCGACCATCGTCGGCTATCTCCTCACAGGGCTGTTGCTCGGACCCGCTGTTCTCGAAATCGTCGAACCCAGCGAAATCACGACCACGATGGCCGAACTGGGACTGGCGTTCCTGTTGTTCCTGTTGGGAACCAAGTTGCGCATCGAGGATATCCGACACGTCCTCGGGCCGGTCATCAAGATATCGCTCCCGCAGATGGTTCTCGTCTTTCTCACAGGACTGGGCACCGCGATGGTGCTTGGTTTTCGACCGTTAGAGGCCCTACTGATCGGGTTAGTCGTGATGTACAGCTCGACAGCGGTCGTCATCAAGATGTTGACGGACAAGGACGCAGTGACGTCTCTCCCCGGAAAGATAGACGTCGGTGTGCTTCTCGTTCAGGACGTTGTCGTCGTTATTCTATTGACGGTTTTGGGGACGGGGCGCCCCGATGGCGCAGCTGACCTTGGCATCACTCTCCTCACGATCGTCGGTCTGCTCACTGGTGTCGGGTTCGTAACTGCCGCAGCGACGCGGTACCTGCTGCCCGAGATGTTCCGCCGTATCGCAGACAACAAGGACGCCTTCTTTCTGGCCGCAGTCGCGTGGGCGTTCCTGTTCATCCTCGTTTTTGACCAACTCGGTCTGTCCATCGAGATGGGTGCATTCCTCGCCGGTGTGTCACTCGCACAACTCCCGTACAGTACAGAGCTCCGTGACCGTATCTCTCCACTGACGAATCTGTTTATACTGATATTCTTCGTCTCGGTCGGGTTGCAGCTGGATGCAGGTGACTTATTTGTATACTGGCAGGAAGCCGCTATCGCCGCCTTCGTTCTGATTCCAGCCAAGTTTCTCGTCTTCTTCGCACTCCTCAACTGGCAGGGGTTCAGCCTCGAGACGACGTTTCTCGGCAGTGTAGCGATGATTCAGGTCAGCGAGTTCGCGCTCGTCGCCGGAACCGTTGCGGTCGCCGAAGGGTTCGTCGGTGAGCCGATCCTCGGCTTCCTCAGCCTGCTGGCCGTGCTGACGATGAGCGTCTCCGTGTACGTCATCAAGTACAACTATCACTTATACGAGCTGCTCCACCCGTTCTTGAGTCGATGGGAGACGGCTGGCAGTGAGCGTGTGATCGAACACAGACACTATCGAGACCATGCGGTCGTGATCGGGTACGACGAGCTGACACGTAACGTCTTACCCCGACTGGCGGAGTTCTACGACGACGTCGTCGTTATCGACCGAAAAGTTGCTCACATCGAAGCGCTCGAAGCGGCCGGTTACGACGTTATTTACGGCGACTTTCGTCACGCCGAGGTTCGGAATGCGGCTAGACTGAAACGGGCCGATTTCGTCCTCTCGTCGTCCGCCGAACCCGACGTGAACAAAGCACTACTCGCAGAGGTCGGCGAGAGAACAACAGTTTTGATCGAGGCCGAGTGGGCTGCGGATGCCCGCGAGCTCTACGGCTACGGTGCTCATTACGTCGCGTTGAGCCCCCAACTCACCGCCGAGCGGCTTACAGAGTACCTCGAGGGGTACTTCGAGGATCGTGAGACGTTCAGTCGGGTGGCCGAAACCGACGTGAGGAGTTCACGACGTTCTGAACCGGTTTCCAGGCAAGCCGAGGACTTGGACGGTGGTGTCGGTGAGTGA
- a CDS encoding cation:proton antiporter domain-containing protein — MSELLTALSVIFVIGGAFLFVADRFGLPIVPFFISAGIVAGVFVGEETTLELARYGIVLLVFGFSVQIQFEAVRTVLSDSEVVALGQIAVLGVLGVTGSVLIGLPTDQALYVGIAAALSSTIVGTGLLQTRRYRTLVYGRLAESIQFVQDLVAILLILVLSAETFAADSVATQLGYGVVLLGVAIVVNRQLFDRLGRVSGGSDELMLVSVIALLIAFLGAAEFVGVSLAVGAFVAGLAVRRDAAEHLGMLNGLQSIRDFFTAIFFITLGTLVAVPTTEVLLVAGLLTLLTAVIKPAATIALLLYTDYETRSATLTSLNLAQVSEFALIIAIEGLVVGMLTQPVFDAIILAATVTMLTSSLSSRYDEQIYRVLSDHGLLRKQYEKVDERSAVPDDLTRHVIIVGYGRQGRRLVETCDAHDRPYVVVENDPVLLQELDSQCAAYVFGDAIEQYTWKKAGIDHAQIIVSTVDSDRVSNRIQMLAEDVDADVVLRARTVSTARELLERGALYVAIPEVLAAEQLVEHVEAVAAGDISGTELRADSLTKLER; from the coding sequence GTGAGTGAACTCCTCACTGCGCTCTCGGTGATCTTTGTCATCGGCGGGGCGTTCCTCTTCGTGGCAGATCGGTTCGGGTTACCGATAGTCCCCTTCTTCATCTCCGCAGGAATCGTCGCTGGCGTATTCGTCGGGGAGGAGACTACGCTCGAACTCGCTCGATATGGTATCGTCTTGCTCGTATTCGGCTTCAGCGTGCAGATTCAGTTCGAGGCTGTCCGCACGGTGCTCAGCGACAGCGAGGTCGTGGCGCTGGGTCAGATCGCCGTGCTCGGGGTGTTGGGCGTCACCGGCAGTGTCCTGATCGGCCTTCCGACCGACCAGGCGCTCTATGTTGGCATCGCCGCCGCACTCTCGTCCACCATCGTCGGAACGGGGCTCCTCCAGACGAGACGGTACAGAACTCTCGTCTACGGACGATTAGCCGAGTCGATCCAGTTCGTTCAGGACCTCGTAGCAATCCTTCTGATCCTCGTTTTGAGTGCCGAAACGTTTGCCGCCGACTCCGTGGCAACGCAACTGGGGTACGGTGTCGTTCTGCTCGGGGTCGCAATCGTGGTCAACCGACAGCTCTTCGACCGTCTCGGGCGGGTTTCAGGGGGGTCCGACGAGCTCATGCTCGTCAGTGTCATCGCGCTTCTCATCGCGTTCCTCGGTGCGGCGGAATTCGTCGGCGTCTCTCTCGCCGTCGGAGCGTTCGTCGCCGGCCTCGCAGTCCGTCGTGATGCTGCCGAACATCTCGGGATGCTCAACGGACTCCAATCGATTCGGGACTTCTTCACAGCCATCTTTTTTATCACCCTCGGGACACTCGTTGCGGTTCCAACCACCGAGGTACTCCTCGTCGCAGGGCTTCTCACGCTCCTGACCGCAGTTATCAAACCAGCAGCCACTATCGCCCTCTTGCTGTACACGGACTACGAGACACGGTCTGCGACACTGACGAGCCTCAATCTCGCACAGGTGAGCGAGTTCGCCCTCATCATCGCGATCGAGGGATTGGTGGTCGGGATGCTGACGCAACCAGTGTTCGATGCGATTATTCTGGCGGCGACCGTGACGATGCTCACCTCGAGTCTCAGCAGTCGCTACGACGAACAGATCTACCGGGTACTCTCCGATCACGGGCTCCTGAGAAAACAGTACGAGAAGGTCGACGAACGGAGCGCCGTCCCAGACGACCTCACCCGTCACGTCATAATCGTCGGGTACGGCAGACAGGGGCGACGTCTCGTCGAAACGTGTGACGCACATGATAGACCGTACGTCGTCGTCGAAAACGATCCGGTTCTGCTACAGGAACTGGACTCGCAGTGTGCGGCGTACGTCTTCGGTGACGCGATAGAACAGTATACCTGGAAGAAAGCAGGCATCGACCATGCACAGATAATCGTCTCGACCGTAGACTCCGACAGGGTCTCGAATCGGATACAGATGCTTGCAGAGGACGTTGACGCCGACGTCGTTCTTCGTGCACG